The proteins below are encoded in one region of Drosophila santomea strain STO CAGO 1482 chromosome 2R, Prin_Dsan_1.1, whole genome shotgun sequence:
- the LOC120446148 gene encoding cytochrome b5 — protein sequence MSSALTNLLQSLRIVPLGHGKSSNQVVVVPSKKERLKLEDLPEITLEEVAQHDSFDDCWVVIYDRVYDVTHFLRDHPGGDDVIMDHAGRDATIAFHGTGHSGDAIELMKDFLIGQLPTKQHIFRTGKNKVLSLGIPE from the coding sequence ATGTCATCCGCGTTGACGAACCTCTTGCAATCGCTGAGGATTGTGCCCTTGGGGCATGGGAAGTCCAGTAACCAGGTGGTGGTTGTGCCGAGCAAAAAGGAACGCCTAAAGCTGGAAGATCTGCCGGAGATCACTTTGGAGGAGGTGGCCCAGCACGACAGCTTCGACGACTGCTGGGTGGTGATCTACGACAGAGTTTACGATGTGACGCACTTTCTGAGGGATCATCCCGGCGGCGACGACGTCATCATGGATCACGCAGGACGAGATGCCACCATCGCCTTCCATGGCACAGGACACTCTGGGGATGCCATCGAATTGATGAAGGATTTCCTGATCGGCCAACTTCCCACCAAGCAGCACATCTTTCGCACTGGCAAAAACAAGGTTTTGTCCCTGGGCATACcggaataa
- the LOC120446147 gene encoding class E basic helix-loop-helix protein 22 translates to MDPSNLAFGFPGLPNHGHMPIPPTANMLGGQHPAPTASPPQSVPGRRTPLGSVGLGGFYAQGMGMSQQPPTDENKPGPSAPEKPLSPTAAAIAAIAISGGTTTVAVSSGGASGSGSNSGKQKNRQGKTVRLNINARERRRMHDLNDALDELRSVIPYAHSPSVRKLSKIATLLLAKNYILMQQNALEELRRLLAYIQSTTGAAPLDLGAFPAAAKLQALLQGPHNEPPTSSS, encoded by the exons atggATCCCTCGAATCTGGCCTTTGGGTTTCCCGGTCTCCCCAACCACGGACACATGCCAATACCTCCCACCGCCAATATGCTTGGTGGCCAGCATCCAGCGCCCACCGCCAGCCCACCACAAAGCGTCCCCGGCCGTCGGACTCCACTTGGATCGGTTGGTCTGGGTGGCTTCTATGCCCAGGGAATGGGCATGTCCCAGCAGCCACCGACGGATGAGAACAAACCAGGACCCAGTGCTCCGGAGAAGCCACTGAGTCCCACGGCCGCCGCCATCGCAGCCATTGCCATCAGTGGTGGCACCACCACGGTGGCCGTGTCCAGTGGTGGAGCCAGCGGAAGTGGCTCCAACAGTGGCAAGCAGAAAAACCGCCAAGGAAAGACGGTGAGGCTGAACATAAATGCCCGGGAACGACGAAGGATGCACGATTTGAATGACGCCCTCGATGAGCTGAGAAGTGTGATTCCCTATGCGCATTCGCCGTCTGTGCGAAAGCTGTCGAAAATAGCCACCTTACTGCTGGCTAAGAACTATATTCTAATGCAGCAAAATGCCCTCGAAGAGTTGAGAAG acTACTGGCCTATATACAAAGCACAACGGGAGCAGCACCTCTTGACTTGGGTGCCTTTCCGGCGGCTGCCAAATTGCAGGCCCTTCTTCAAGGACCTCACAACGAACCACCGACTAGCAGCAGCTAA